The genomic DNA GACGCACCGCGCCGCTTACCGAAACCGCGGGGGATAATTCCAACGCGCTAGTTTTGCCCTGTGACGTCGCGAACGAGGTCGAGGTCGATGCCGCCTTTGGCAAAGCCGCAGCGCATTGGGGTCGTGTCGATGCGCTGTTTAATAACGCAGGCGTCAGCCTTGGGGGCGCGCCGATTGATGAGTTGGCCGTGGATGACATTCGCTACTTATTGGACGTCAATGTGATGGGTGCAGTCATCGCGGCGCGGGCCGCTTTCGGCCTGATGCGCAAGCAAGACCCGCAGGGCGGACGTATCATCAACAACGGATCTGTTTCAGCATACGTGCCGCGTTGGGGATCTGTGCCCTATACGGTTTCCAAACATGCGATCACGGGTTTGACTCGTACCTTGTCTCTGGATGGCAGACCGTTCAACATCGCTTGTGGGCAGATTGATATCGGAAATGCTTTGACGGAAATGGCGCAGAAAATGACCAAGGGCGTTCCGCAGGCCGATGGCCAGTTGGCGATTGAGCCGGTGATCGACGTCGCCCATATCGCCAGTTCCGTAGTGCACATGGCGCAGCTACCACTTGAT from Octadecabacter antarcticus 307 includes the following:
- a CDS encoding SDR family oxidoreductase; amino-acid sequence: MPSILITGAGSGVGRATAKAFLEEGWQVGLVGRRTAPLTETAGDNSNALVLPCDVANEVEVDAAFGKAAAHWGRVDALFNNAGVSLGGAPIDELAVDDIRYLLDVNVMGAVIAARAAFGLMRKQDPQGGRIINNGSVSAYVPRWGSVPYTVSKHAITGLTRTLSLDGRPFNIACGQIDIGNALTEMAQKMTKGVPQADGQLAIEPVIDVAHIASSVVHMAQLPLDANVQFMTVMATNMPFIGRG